One window of Gloeothece citriformis PCC 7424 genomic DNA carries:
- a CDS encoding serine hydrolase yields the protein MKQKKRWKTFIGILLSVFFSIIWLNPVYSKIPVPEPKPEVSPSAPVITPSVDEKVLTNQEEVDKFFNTIIRRQMEQENIPGLVVSLVKDGEIIFNKGYGYANVEEKIPVEPDKTLFRVASLSKLFTDTAIMQLYEEGKLNLYQDVSRYLDEVKIKNPYSVPVTAAELMTQTGGFPQALIGLAAPTPEQMTPLPEYLSEQLPPVTWQPGEIYSYANIGITLLGYLVQKISGIPFVEYVDENIFKPLQMNRSSFRQPLPEELRSDLAVGYQYNGNEYKPVPFLYLNIAPAAAMSTTGTDMAHFMIAHLQLGKYKNQRILKPDTALLMHRQHFTHHPLLPGTAYGFHERLENNIRSIGHYGNLRGYTSSITLLPDQNLGLFIASNSFNGINENIITQFFDHFFKAENLPQAPQPEQQLNISLEKYVGTYRDLEYPRYSIAKLTAVAGHLHIERSEDNTLTINPPGWFFPKDFKPIKLLPVDNQLFQRADNTGYVAFGFDQNGNVSYLFNPINSKIGAYEKLAFYEIFWVQASIFLGCVLIFLLTIIGLIVGLIRSRHKNKIFSSILSRIAWLVAGLVSGLYLLSFVGEIVSVWIIGGWKLAYGVPPAIEAFLYLPPIAVGLTLGLIILSVLLWKNKSTSLWGRISYGVITLASLTIIPILVYWNLLGVGIFS from the coding sequence ATGAAACAAAAAAAAAGATGGAAAACTTTTATAGGAATTTTGTTGTCGGTTTTTTTTAGTATAATATGGCTCAATCCTGTATATTCAAAAATTCCTGTTCCTGAACCCAAACCAGAAGTAAGCCCTTCTGCTCCTGTAATTACTCCCTCCGTTGACGAAAAAGTTTTAACGAATCAAGAAGAAGTAGACAAATTTTTTAATACCATTATTCGCCGACAAATGGAACAAGAAAACATTCCCGGATTAGTGGTATCTTTAGTCAAAGATGGAGAAATTATCTTTAACAAAGGTTATGGATATGCCAATGTAGAGGAAAAAATCCCTGTTGAACCGGATAAAACCTTGTTTAGAGTGGCATCACTTTCAAAACTTTTTACAGACACCGCTATTATGCAACTTTACGAGGAAGGAAAGTTAAACCTTTATCAAGATGTGAGTCGGTATTTAGACGAAGTTAAAATTAAAAATCCTTATTCTGTTCCCGTCACCGCAGCAGAATTAATGACGCAAACCGGAGGGTTTCCTCAAGCATTAATTGGGTTAGCTGCCCCCACACCAGAACAAATGACACCTTTACCAGAATATCTCAGTGAGCAATTACCCCCTGTGACTTGGCAACCCGGAGAAATCTACAGTTACGCTAATATAGGAATCACTTTATTAGGGTATTTAGTGCAAAAAATTTCTGGTATTCCCTTTGTAGAATATGTTGACGAAAATATCTTTAAACCGCTTCAGATGAACCGGAGTAGTTTTAGACAACCTTTACCAGAAGAATTGAGATCAGATTTAGCGGTAGGGTATCAATATAACGGAAATGAATATAAACCTGTCCCTTTTTTATATCTTAATATTGCGCCGGCTGCTGCTATGAGTACCACAGGGACAGATATGGCGCATTTTATGATTGCTCATTTACAACTAGGGAAATATAAAAATCAACGCATTCTTAAACCAGACACCGCCCTATTAATGCACAGACAACATTTTACCCATCATCCTCTCTTACCGGGGACAGCTTACGGTTTTCATGAGCGTTTAGAAAATAATATTCGTTCTATTGGACATTATGGCAACTTGCGGGGTTATACCAGTTCTATAACACTTCTTCCGGATCAAAACCTAGGACTTTTTATTGCTAGTAATAGTTTTAACGGCATTAATGAAAATATTATTACTCAATTTTTTGATCACTTTTTTAAAGCTGAAAATCTTCCTCAAGCTCCCCAACCCGAACAACAGTTAAATATATCTCTAGAAAAATATGTAGGCACATATCGAGATTTAGAATATCCTCGTTATAGTATAGCAAAATTAACCGCCGTAGCCGGACATTTACACATTGAACGCTCCGAAGATAATACTCTAACTATTAATCCTCCAGGTTGGTTTTTCCCGAAAGACTTTAAACCGATCAAATTACTTCCGGTTGATAATCAACTCTTTCAACGAGCAGATAATACTGGCTATGTTGCCTTTGGATTTGACCAAAATGGAAATGTATCTTATCTCTTTAATCCAATTAATTCTAAAATTGGGGCTTATGAAAAATTAGCTTTTTATGAGATATTTTGGGTTCAAGCCTCGATTTTTCTAGGGTGTGTTTTAATTTTTCTCTTGACAATTATTGGTCTAATTGTCGGACTGATTCGTTCTCGCCATAAAAATAAGATTTTTTCCTCTATTTTATCTCGAATAGCGTGGTTAGTAGCCGGTTTAGTCAGTGGTTTGTATTTACTTTCTTTCGTTGGTGAAATAGTGTCGGTTTGGATAATTGGCGGTTGGAAATTAGCCTATGGAGTTCCGCCAGCTATTGAAGCCTTTCTATATTTGCCCCCGATCGCTGTAGGATTGACCCTAGGATTAATTATTTTATCAGTGCTACTTTGGAAAAATAAATCAACGTCATTGTGGGGACGGATTTCCTATGGGGTAATTACCCTCGCTTCTCTAACAATTATCCCCATTTTAGTCTATTGGAACTTATTAGGCGTTGGTATTTTTAGTTAG
- a CDS encoding secondary thiamine-phosphate synthase enzyme YjbQ produces the protein MNHHQKAIKIQTTGKSFHDITAKVKSIVAESGINMGLCTLFIRHTSASLIIQENADPDVLKDLSNFFSKLVPEDSKSYIHDAEGSDDMPAHIRSVLTQTAQQIPIAQNRLMLGTWQGIYLWEHRDRSHHREVIIHINGV, from the coding sequence ATGAATCATCATCAAAAAGCGATTAAAATTCAAACGACCGGCAAATCTTTTCATGATATTACCGCCAAAGTCAAATCAATTGTGGCAGAATCAGGGATTAATATGGGCTTATGTACCCTATTTATTCGTCATACTTCTGCGTCATTAATCATTCAAGAAAACGCCGATCCAGATGTATTAAAAGATTTGTCCAACTTTTTTAGTAAATTAGTCCCAGAAGACTCTAAAAGTTATATTCATGATGCCGAAGGTTCGGACGATATGCCGGCTCATATTCGTTCAGTGTTAACCCAAACCGCTCAACAAATTCCCATTGCTCAAAATAGATTAATGTTAGGAACTTGGCAAGGAATTTATTTATGGGAACATCGAGATCGTAGTCATCATCGAGAAGTAATAATTCATATTAATGGGGTTTAA
- a CDS encoding ZIP family metal transporter, with translation MKEYFIALLLSALPAVGSIIGGWLAEPIPPSNRNLSLALHLAAGIALAVIGVELMPQILDADPPWIVILSFVLGGGFFVLTRQLIHWGQRLSSPKSQGEATPLLIYFGVAVDIFSDGLMVGTGTTISFGLGLLLALGQVMANIPGGLVTLATFKSQRVKKRYRQWISASFCIPAFLGTTIGYWTVRGQPDIVKYSLLAFTAGILITVVVENMVPEAAEKEKETYLETLMFIGGFALFNLLSVYFG, from the coding sequence GTGAAGGAATATTTTATCGCCCTTTTATTATCAGCTTTACCGGCGGTTGGGAGCATTATCGGGGGATGGTTAGCCGAACCGATACCCCCTTCTAACCGTAATTTAAGTTTAGCCCTGCATCTAGCCGCCGGAATTGCCTTAGCCGTAATTGGGGTAGAACTGATGCCCCAAATTCTCGATGCTGACCCTCCTTGGATAGTGATTTTATCCTTTGTTTTAGGGGGAGGTTTTTTTGTCCTTACCCGTCAACTGATCCATTGGGGACAAAGATTGTCTAGTCCTAAGTCTCAGGGAGAGGCCACACCCTTGTTAATTTATTTTGGGGTAGCAGTAGACATATTTAGTGATGGGTTGATGGTAGGGACAGGAACAACTATATCCTTTGGATTAGGGTTACTCTTAGCATTAGGACAGGTCATGGCCAATATTCCCGGCGGGTTAGTGACTTTAGCCACCTTCAAAAGCCAAAGAGTCAAAAAACGGTATCGTCAATGGATTTCAGCGTCTTTTTGTATCCCTGCATTTTTAGGAACAACGATCGGCTATTGGACAGTACGAGGACAACCGGACATAGTTAAATATTCTCTATTAGCCTTCACAGCCGGCATATTAATCACCGTAGTAGTAGAAAACATGGTTCCTGAAGCCGCAGAAAAAGAAAAAGAAACCTATTTAGAAACATTAATGTTTATAGGTGGTTTTGCACTATTTAATTTACTATCTGTTTATTTCGGATAA
- a CDS encoding potassium channel family protein produces the protein MDVLLFILGLVLILLALGDALWTALWVDGGAGPVTSLLSDGIWGVMDKVIRTKRNYLLSLAGPLIQVVAVITWVILLWAGWVLMFSADENSLIYTRTPEKVPADLVGRIYFVAFSMSTMGNGDFYPKGKGWEIATSFTTLSGMFLITMVVSFLLSVIGGVTQKRSLASHVTGLGKSAEQFILNTWDGESFTGIDLQLISLSSELGTLTEQQQAYPVLHRYHGASPKEDSAPAIAIFDDALTILQYGIEEKYRPAPAILISARSTVQTYLTTLASASIYPAKHLPPSPDLEPLRKAGLPVVSDEEFIHSLKDLTHRRKLLLGLVQKNSFRWPNYTG, from the coding sequence ATGGATGTATTATTATTTATTTTAGGATTAGTTTTGATTCTTTTAGCCCTAGGAGATGCCCTATGGACAGCCCTCTGGGTTGATGGGGGAGCAGGCCCTGTTACTTCTCTATTATCCGATGGAATTTGGGGAGTAATGGATAAAGTCATTCGCACCAAACGCAATTATTTACTGAGTTTAGCCGGCCCTTTAATTCAAGTTGTGGCAGTAATAACTTGGGTTATTTTATTATGGGCAGGGTGGGTATTAATGTTTAGTGCTGATGAAAATTCTTTGATTTATACCCGTACTCCTGAAAAAGTTCCGGCTGATTTAGTGGGAAGAATTTATTTTGTGGCTTTCTCGATGTCTACTATGGGGAATGGAGATTTCTACCCAAAAGGTAAGGGTTGGGAGATTGCAACATCCTTTACAACCCTTAGCGGAATGTTTCTAATTACTATGGTAGTCAGTTTTTTATTATCGGTAATTGGTGGTGTTACCCAAAAACGATCGCTTGCTAGTCATGTCACCGGTTTGGGTAAATCTGCTGAACAATTTATTCTCAATACTTGGGATGGGGAAAGTTTCACAGGAATAGATTTACAGTTAATATCTTTATCTTCAGAACTGGGGACATTAACAGAACAACAACAAGCTTATCCGGTTTTGCACCGTTATCATGGCGCTAGTCCTAAAGAAGATAGTGCCCCAGCGATCGCTATTTTTGACGATGCTTTAACAATTTTACAATACGGAATTGAGGAAAAATATCGCCCGGCTCCTGCTATTTTAATATCTGCCCGGTCAACTGTTCAGACCTATTTAACAACTTTAGCCTCTGCATCCATCTATCCAGCGAAACATTTACCTCCTTCTCCTGATCTTGAACCTTTACGAAAAGCCGGTCTTCCGGTTGTTAGTGATGAAGAATTTATCCATTCTCTTAAAGATTTGACTCATCGACGCAAACTCCTATTAGGATTAGTGCAAAAAAATAGTTTTCGCTGGCCAAATTATACAGGTTAA
- the queC gene encoding 7-cyano-7-deazaguanine synthase QueC, whose amino-acid sequence MNQPKAVILLSGGLDSATTAAIALASGYEAIALSLFYGQRHHKEIEAAQKIVQVLGIKEHYSLEVNLSQWGGSALTDQSIEVPKAGLNPHLIPITYVPGRNTVFIAIALSLAEAKGAQAIYLGINAIDYSGYPDCRPEYLEAFQKLANLSSKIGVEGKTIQLIAPLVKDSKVDIVRRAVRLGVPIADTWSCYQGEDEPCGLCDSCRIRDRALIEAGYPELATEIGRKLSH is encoded by the coding sequence ATGAATCAACCAAAAGCCGTTATTTTATTATCCGGTGGGTTAGACTCAGCCACAACCGCAGCGATCGCCCTAGCGTCTGGGTATGAAGCGATCGCTTTATCTTTATTTTATGGACAACGTCACCATAAAGAGATAGAAGCCGCCCAAAAAATAGTTCAGGTGTTGGGCATTAAAGAACACTATAGTCTTGAGGTTAACCTATCTCAATGGGGAGGATCTGCCCTCACCGATCAATCTATAGAAGTGCCCAAAGCGGGACTTAACCCCCATCTTATCCCTATTACCTATGTCCCTGGCAGAAATACCGTTTTTATTGCTATCGCCCTCTCTCTGGCAGAAGCAAAAGGGGCACAAGCGATCTATCTGGGTATTAATGCGATCGACTATTCCGGTTATCCTGACTGTCGCCCGGAATATTTAGAAGCCTTTCAAAAATTAGCTAACTTGTCCTCTAAAATAGGAGTAGAAGGAAAAACAATTCAATTAATTGCTCCTTTAGTGAAAGATTCAAAAGTTGATATTGTTCGTCGTGCTGTGAGGTTAGGAGTTCCTATTGCTGATACTTGGTCTTGTTATCAAGGAGAGGATGAACCTTGTGGGTTGTGCGACTCCTGTCGAATACGCGATCGGGCTTTAATTGAAGCTGGCTATCCTGAATTAGCAACAGAAATAGGCAGAAAGTTATCTCATTAA
- a CDS encoding DUF421 domain-containing protein: MDKVVFFFGGIEPIIRILVVGTLAYISLVILLRVSGKRTLSRMNAFDFVITVALGSTFGRLITAKTVSLAESITAFFLLIFLQYLVSWLTVRSSRFKQIVTASPSLLYFRGQFLDKTMKQQRVTQPELLAIVRQNRIGSLEDVEAIVMESAGTFAVIKKSNTQDIRNHSSLANVLPDSSKSYLQ; this comes from the coding sequence ATGGATAAAGTTGTTTTCTTTTTTGGAGGGATAGAACCGATAATACGTATTCTTGTTGTCGGGACTTTAGCTTATATTAGTTTGGTGATTCTGCTGAGAGTATCGGGAAAACGCACTCTCTCTAGAATGAATGCTTTTGATTTTGTAATTACTGTTGCTCTTGGATCTACTTTCGGAAGATTAATTACCGCCAAAACAGTCTCTTTAGCAGAAAGTATAACGGCTTTTTTTCTCCTCATTTTTCTACAATATCTTGTCTCTTGGTTAACGGTTCGATCGTCAAGGTTTAAGCAAATAGTAACCGCTAGTCCTTCTCTTCTCTATTTTCGAGGACAGTTTCTTGATAAAACGATGAAACAACAACGAGTTACTCAACCTGAATTATTAGCGATCGTTCGTCAAAATAGAATAGGTTCTCTAGAAGATGTCGAAGCGATCGTTATGGAATCTGCGGGGACTTTTGCGGTGATTAAAAAGTCAAATACCCAAGATATTAGGAATCATTCAAGCTTGGCCAATGTTCTGCCTGATTCGAGCAAAAGTTACCTTCAATAG
- a CDS encoding ABC transporter substrate-binding protein, whose protein sequence is MSQKNETTILILAVLITLSLLGGGFWLFRQTLSNWLSPGNNSSNSPASSSAQNRRSLGGTLLIPADTTPQKQAGVKAFSDGDFKGAIAQFKSSLQIQPNDPEALIYLNNAQFATQNPIKIAVVVPIGGNLDIAKEMLRGVAQGQNEINQQGKIQGRGLQVEIVNDDNNPETAQQVAKQLVNDSNILAVIGHNSSDATIAAVPEYQQGELVMISPTSNATAIPKRGNFIFRTVPSLRFEADTLSRYTINKAKTTNVAVCLDSTAGYSQSYKEDFTSAIYADGGKIIEVNCDFADPNFNPNTIMSQAISSGADGLLLIPSVDRINLALNLAQANRQRLSLLGSSTLYTYQTLEDGQQAVNGMVLVTPWHPDAFKNNPFPANAIRLWGGEVNWRSALSYDALQAIIAGFKSGAISRQGLQNALSAQTFSSKGATGDIQFLPSGDRNGAAILIKIEARQPSKSGTGFDFVPLSSQ, encoded by the coding sequence ATGTCTCAAAAAAATGAAACAACAATTTTAATCTTAGCTGTACTGATTACTCTTTCTCTATTAGGGGGAGGGTTTTGGCTATTTCGTCAGACCTTATCTAATTGGTTATCCCCAGGAAATAACTCCTCTAATTCTCCTGCCTCTTCTTCTGCTCAAAACCGCAGGAGTTTAGGCGGAACTCTGTTAATTCCGGCAGATACTACCCCTCAAAAACAAGCCGGCGTTAAGGCTTTTTCTGATGGCGATTTTAAGGGTGCGATCGCTCAATTTAAATCTTCTTTACAAATTCAACCGAATGATCCAGAGGCGTTAATTTATCTTAATAATGCTCAATTCGCCACGCAAAACCCGATTAAAATTGCTGTAGTTGTTCCCATTGGCGGTAATTTAGATATTGCTAAAGAAATGCTCAGAGGAGTTGCTCAAGGACAAAATGAAATCAATCAACAAGGAAAAATTCAGGGGAGAGGATTACAAGTAGAAATTGTCAATGATGATAATAACCCAGAAACGGCACAACAAGTCGCCAAACAATTAGTCAATGATAGTAATATTTTAGCAGTTATTGGTCATAATTCCAGTGATGCTACTATTGCCGCCGTTCCCGAATATCAACAGGGTGAATTAGTGATGATTTCTCCGACAAGTAATGCAACGGCTATCCCAAAACGAGGGAATTTTATTTTTCGGACTGTGCCGAGTCTTCGCTTTGAGGCAGATACTTTATCTCGCTATACTATCAACAAGGCAAAAACAACAAATGTTGCGGTTTGTCTGGATTCTACTGCCGGTTATAGTCAATCGTATAAAGAGGATTTTACTTCAGCGATTTATGCCGATGGAGGTAAAATTATTGAAGTTAATTGTGATTTTGCCGATCCCAATTTTAATCCTAATACAATTATGTCTCAAGCCATTAGTAGTGGTGCAGACGGGTTATTATTAATTCCATCGGTGGATAGAATCAATTTAGCTCTTAATCTGGCTCAAGCGAATAGACAAAGATTATCTTTATTAGGAAGTTCTACCCTTTATACTTATCAAACTCTCGAAGATGGACAACAAGCGGTTAATGGAATGGTATTAGTAACTCCTTGGCATCCTGATGCTTTTAAAAATAATCCTTTTCCCGCTAATGCCATACGGTTATGGGGAGGAGAGGTGAATTGGCGTAGTGCTTTATCTTATGATGCTCTACAGGCTATTATTGCAGGATTTAAATCAGGAGCTATCAGTCGTCAGGGATTACAAAACGCTTTATCTGCTCAAACCTTTTCTAGTAAGGGAGCAACAGGAGATATCCAATTTTTACCCTCAGGCGATCGTAATGGAGCAGCAATTTTAATTAAAATAGAAGCAAGACAACCGTCAAAATCAGGGACTGGTTTTGATTTTGTGCCTCTGTCCTCTCAATAA
- the psb27 gene encoding photosystem II protein Psb27, protein MVIKSFLSRLFALILVVVIGLVGCSSATGLTGNYSQDTLKVINTLSAAIDLPKDAPNQSEIQSQAKDEINDYISRYRRDSKSGGLRSFTTMQTALNALAGYYTTYGSRPLPEKLKNRLKQEFKQVQFALEKGI, encoded by the coding sequence ATGGTTATAAAATCTTTTTTATCTCGGTTATTTGCCTTAATCTTAGTGGTAGTTATTGGGTTGGTTGGCTGTTCTAGTGCAACCGGACTCACTGGTAATTATAGTCAAGATACTCTTAAAGTCATCAATACTCTAAGTGCAGCGATCGACTTACCGAAAGATGCTCCTAATCAATCTGAGATTCAATCTCAGGCAAAAGACGAAATCAATGACTATATCTCTCGTTATCGCCGCGATAGCAAATCCGGTGGATTACGGTCTTTTACTACCATGCAGACTGCCTTAAATGCCTTAGCCGGTTATTATACCACCTATGGCTCTCGTCCTTTACCCGAAAAACTGAAAAACCGTTTAAAACAAGAATTTAAGCAAGTACAATTTGCTTTAGAAAAAGGAATCTAA
- a CDS encoding RidA family protein has protein sequence MPKHQIIRTDNAPAPVGPYNQAIATEGKLIFVAGQIPLDAQTGQIVGEGDITQQTTQVMKNIEAILTAAGASWENVVKTTVFLSDLENFAPMNTVYGQYFNEETAPARACVEVSRLPKDVLVEIECIAVL, from the coding sequence ATGCCAAAACATCAAATTATTCGCACCGATAACGCACCGGCTCCCGTAGGGCCTTATAATCAAGCGATCGCTACTGAAGGAAAATTAATTTTTGTCGCCGGACAAATACCCCTCGATGCACAAACCGGTCAAATTGTCGGGGAGGGAGACATCACACAACAAACAACCCAAGTGATGAAAAATATTGAAGCCATTTTAACCGCAGCCGGAGCGAGTTGGGAAAATGTGGTCAAAACAACGGTGTTTTTAAGTGATTTAGAGAACTTTGCCCCGATGAATACCGTCTACGGGCAATATTTTAACGAAGAAACAGCCCCCGCACGAGCTTGTGTAGAAGTGTCCCGTCTACCTAAAGATGTTTTAGTGGAAATAGAATGTATAGCGGTACTCTGA
- a CDS encoding glycosyl transferase gives MTRPTLYLAVTNHGFGHAVRISCVAERLKQLYPDILLILSTTAPRWLLESYIQGDFIYRPRAFDVGVVQSDSLNMDKKATLEKLQDIRSRQNAIIAGEVNFIKTNRVNLILADIPPLAAPIAKAANIPCWMMSNFGWDLIYQDWGEEFREIADWMRDCYRQCDRLFRLPLCEPMSAFNQITDVGLTGGNPRYSEAELRELFKIKTPPEKTVLLTFGGLGLQQIPYHNLSQFSDWQFITFDRQAPDLPNLIKITDRQYRPVDLMPICGRIVSKPGYSTFAEALRLDLPIISLTRHDFPEAEFLLSGIQNYSSHKIITPEEFFQGNWESLISPLTPPHQPNSLPKNGTEVIAQEILNYLLK, from the coding sequence ATAACTCGTCCGACTCTTTATTTAGCTGTGACTAATCATGGATTTGGTCATGCTGTGCGAATTTCCTGCGTTGCCGAACGTCTTAAACAACTTTATCCAGATATTTTACTAATCTTATCTACCACTGCTCCTCGTTGGTTACTAGAATCATATATTCAAGGGGATTTTATTTATCGTCCTCGCGCTTTTGATGTGGGAGTCGTCCAATCAGATAGTCTTAATATGGACAAAAAAGCGACGTTAGAAAAATTGCAAGACATTCGCTCTCGACAAAATGCCATTATTGCCGGTGAAGTCAATTTTATTAAAACAAATCGGGTTAATTTAATTTTAGCCGATATTCCTCCTTTAGCCGCACCCATCGCCAAAGCTGCCAATATTCCCTGTTGGATGATGAGTAACTTTGGGTGGGATTTGATTTATCAAGATTGGGGAGAAGAGTTTAGGGAAATTGCCGATTGGATGAGAGACTGTTACCGTCAATGCGATCGTTTATTTCGTCTTCCTTTATGTGAACCGATGAGTGCTTTTAATCAGATTACCGATGTAGGATTAACCGGAGGGAATCCCCGTTATTCTGAAGCTGAATTACGGGAGCTTTTTAAGATAAAAACTCCTCCCGAAAAGACGGTTTTATTAACCTTTGGAGGATTAGGATTACAGCAAATTCCCTATCATAATTTATCTCAATTTTCCGATTGGCAATTTATCACTTTTGATCGTCAAGCTCCCGACTTACCCAATTTAATTAAAATTACCGATCGTCAATATCGTCCTGTAGATTTAATGCCTATTTGTGGTCGGATTGTTTCTAAACCCGGTTATAGTACCTTTGCCGAAGCATTGCGGTTAGATCTGCCGATTATTTCTTTAACCCGCCATGATTTTCCCGAAGCTGAATTTTTATTAAGTGGAATCCAAAATTATAGCTCCCATAAAATTATTACCCCAGAAGAGTTTTTTCAAGGAAATTGGGAAAGTTTAATTTCTCCTTTAACCCCTCCTCATCAACCGAATTCTCTCCCTAAAAATGGCACAGAAGTTATTGCCCAAGAAATCCTCAATTATTTATTAAAATAG
- a CDS encoding transposase-like zinc-binding domain-containing protein encodes MILIQCPKCKSKNYRKNGTIAGKQRYQCKSCGRNFLAVSLSQSLPCFEQGMSILLLDVENMRLDSKIEQFLAKNCQYPLQIRLAFANWKTPNLSKCDSELHERGYQLIHVPEGKDSADGKMIAVGSSIFLQYPTVKEVFVCSNDTIFTNLCIDLENKGLTVYRLRKEGTNLVLENRQTGEMNYYCLDLEAEIPNDREIYLKLQALMNLEDKNLKERLIQLEQLATLFQERFKLIDKSSNSSNTNNHLTRENGSRASENKSNSNGNGKIDFTSKAILETEIINIIQLLCHKSHQKSIPISHVATQFKLQYNLSITEVMRGLKISHKFSKFLQESPYLELTQQGKIYYVELKTVNL; translated from the coding sequence ATGATCTTAATCCAATGTCCCAAATGTAAATCAAAAAACTATCGTAAAAATGGGACAATTGCAGGAAAGCAACGCTATCAATGTAAAAGTTGTGGCAGGAATTTTTTAGCTGTCTCATTGTCTCAGTCTCTTCCCTGTTTTGAACAAGGTATGTCAATTTTACTTCTCGATGTTGAAAATATGAGATTAGACAGTAAAATTGAACAATTTTTAGCTAAAAACTGTCAATACCCTTTACAAATTAGATTGGCTTTTGCAAATTGGAAAACGCCGAATTTATCTAAATGTGATAGTGAGTTACATGAAAGAGGTTATCAATTAATTCATGTTCCTGAAGGAAAGGATAGTGCAGATGGCAAAATGATTGCGGTGGGGTCATCTATTTTTCTTCAATATCCTACCGTTAAAGAAGTTTTTGTTTGCTCGAATGATACGATTTTTACTAATTTATGTATAGACTTAGAAAATAAAGGACTAACCGTTTATAGATTACGAAAAGAAGGAACTAATTTGGTTTTAGAAAACCGGCAAACAGGAGAAATGAATTATTATTGTCTTGATTTAGAAGCAGAAATACCTAACGATAGAGAGATTTATTTAAAACTCCAAGCACTGATGAATTTAGAAGATAAAAATCTTAAAGAAAGGCTGATTCAGTTAGAACAATTAGCAACTCTTTTTCAAGAAAGATTTAAACTGATCGATAAGTCCTCTAATTCCAGTAATACGAATAATCATTTAACCCGTGAAAATGGGTCAAGGGCTTCTGAAAATAAATCTAATTCTAATGGAAATGGGAAAATTGATTTTACCTCTAAAGCCATTTTAGAAACAGAAATTATAAATATTATTCAACTACTTTGTCATAAATCTCATCAAAAATCTATTCCTATTAGTCATGTCGCTACTCAGTTTAAACTTCAGTATAATCTTTCTATTACTGAAGTTATGAGAGGTTTAAAAATTAGTCATAAATTTTCTAAATTTTTACAAGAATCTCCTTATTTAGAATTAACTCAACAAGGGAAAATTTATTATGTTGAATTAAAAACAGTCAATCTTTAA
- a CDS encoding DUF4359 domain-containing protein: MKKNVTIGGIVLVAVGIAMGVTNPNPQAYINYMSEKLLTEGEKVFCQKTEACQENSSGIVKNALAIVRGKVARPLIQTVIEESTTRQNFLLFSLYNTEVPDVGSIKTLGILNQFFIYSKSSQ, from the coding sequence TTGAAAAAAAATGTAACGATCGGGGGAATTGTTCTAGTAGCGGTTGGGATAGCGATGGGAGTGACTAACCCAAACCCACAAGCTTATATAAATTATATGTCGGAAAAATTATTAACTGAAGGGGAAAAAGTGTTTTGTCAAAAAACCGAAGCTTGTCAGGAAAATTCTTCGGGTATAGTTAAAAATGCTCTGGCTATTGTTAGGGGAAAAGTAGCTAGACCCCTGATTCAAACAGTTATTGAAGAATCTACTACTCGTCAAAACTTTTTACTATTTAGTCTCTATAATACTGAAGTTCCTGATGTAGGCTCAATCAAAACCCTAGGAATTTTGAATCAATTTTTTATTTATTCTAAATCTTCACAATAA